Proteins from one Gimesia maris genomic window:
- a CDS encoding two-component system sensor histidine kinase NtrB, whose amino-acid sequence MKTTLPTDDVFNNDCFRAIANCTYDWESWHTSAGRLLWVNAAVERMTGYSPEECLAMTDYPLPMVAPEDRDKISQVLQQAQADQIGNDVEFRAIHRKGHELWMAVSWQPMFHGNGKHLGFRTSIRDITERNQLREQLKLHAAHLEQLVQERTAQITQLEKNRRKMEKLAALGQLAAGVAHEVNNPLAGIRNAFALFKADVPAEHEHFELLELIDREIERISSITHLMYQLYRPSAQCATSFLIDNIIEDVIRLLEPAAGKAQVRVEQEADTGDIQVTLPEGEVKQILLNLIQNAIQASAPGGTVSIRVRTHSETVKVQVADHGSGITEENLPRIFDPFFSTKTSTPRQGMGLGLSVSRSLIEAMGGSIDVMSAPGSGTCFTASFPQFIQQS is encoded by the coding sequence ATGAAAACGACTCTTCCCACCGATGATGTGTTCAATAACGATTGCTTTCGTGCCATTGCCAATTGTACGTATGACTGGGAAAGCTGGCATACCAGTGCTGGTCGGCTGTTATGGGTGAATGCTGCAGTCGAACGGATGACCGGCTACTCCCCGGAAGAATGCCTGGCCATGACCGATTACCCGCTGCCGATGGTCGCCCCGGAAGATCGGGATAAGATTTCACAGGTTCTGCAGCAGGCACAGGCAGATCAAATCGGAAACGACGTCGAGTTCCGCGCCATCCACCGGAAAGGGCATGAGCTCTGGATGGCTGTCTCCTGGCAGCCGATGTTTCACGGAAACGGAAAACATCTGGGCTTTCGAACCAGCATCCGCGATATTACCGAACGTAACCAGTTACGTGAGCAGTTAAAGTTGCACGCTGCGCACCTCGAACAGCTGGTACAGGAACGGACCGCACAGATCACCCAACTGGAAAAGAATCGCCGCAAAATGGAAAAACTGGCGGCACTGGGACAGCTGGCTGCCGGAGTCGCACATGAAGTCAATAATCCGCTGGCAGGAATTCGGAATGCGTTCGCTCTGTTCAAAGCAGATGTACCGGCCGAACACGAACATTTCGAACTGCTGGAATTGATTGACCGGGAGATTGAAAGAATCAGCTCCATCACCCATCTGATGTATCAGCTCTATCGCCCGAGTGCTCAATGCGCCACTTCTTTCCTGATCGACAATATAATAGAGGATGTCATCCGACTGCTGGAACCTGCCGCAGGCAAGGCACAGGTGCGGGTCGAACAGGAAGCCGATACCGGCGACATCCAGGTCACATTGCCTGAAGGAGAAGTCAAACAGATCCTGCTGAATCTGATTCAAAATGCGATCCAGGCATCAGCGCCCGGCGGCACCGTTTCCATTCGGGTCCGCACCCATAGTGAAACAGTCAAGGTGCAGGTAGCAGACCACGGATCCGGAATTACGGAAGAGAATCTGCCCCGCATTTTCGACCCGTTTTTCAGTACCAAAACCAGTACGCCCCGCCAGGGAATGGGGCTCGGACTCTCTGTTTCGCGAAGTCTGATCGAAGCCATGGGCGGGAGTATTGACGTGATGAGCGCCCCTGGATCCGGGACCTGCTTCACTGCCAGTTTCCCCCAATTTATCCAGCAATCCTGA
- a CDS encoding hemerythrin domain-containing protein — translation MISVNPKLTINAAFLQEIKDDNLRLYGLLDNLRACWLVNSPDVFRPEWFSRLISDLRDQVAMHFALENAFGYFEKPVSSDPLLSAEAQRLHAQHEELYLQICSIAENAEAMLYPQMDEEAYTRQVDLFRDFYRAFQEHESAEFDLMVRVFSEQQKQQRPLISTDQ, via the coding sequence ATGATCAGCGTCAACCCAAAACTGACGATCAATGCTGCCTTTCTGCAGGAGATCAAGGATGACAATCTCCGGCTGTATGGACTGCTGGATAATCTGCGTGCCTGCTGGCTGGTGAATAGTCCCGATGTGTTCCGACCGGAATGGTTCAGTAGACTCATCAGCGATCTGCGCGATCAGGTTGCCATGCATTTTGCGCTGGAAAATGCGTTTGGATATTTTGAAAAACCGGTGAGTTCCGATCCGCTGCTCTCAGCCGAAGCTCAGCGGCTGCATGCTCAGCACGAGGAACTGTATCTGCAAATCTGTTCCATCGCAGAGAATGCCGAAGCGATGCTCTATCCGCAAATGGATGAAGAGGCCTATACCAGACAAGTTGATCTGTTTAGAGACTTCTATCGTGCTTTTCAGGAACACGAATCAGCGGAATTTGATCTGATGGTCAGAGTCTTCTCTGAACAGCAGAAGCAGCAGCGACCGCTGATTTCGACAGACCAGTAA
- a CDS encoding HPF/RaiA family ribosome-associated protein codes for MRNYDFECVALQTDCSAQTKEFVETQWDQAIDRIDNWIRTVSIYLTDINGPRGGISKRCRIVVHTQSGAPVIVQDTQERISTAITHAIKRAAHTLKRQVAKKRDKKRQPLHAITEPLVEMDAEM; via the coding sequence ATGCGAAACTATGACTTCGAATGTGTCGCACTGCAGACTGATTGCAGCGCTCAAACGAAAGAATTTGTCGAGACTCAGTGGGATCAGGCAATCGACCGGATTGATAACTGGATTCGCACTGTCAGCATTTATCTAACCGACATCAACGGCCCGCGCGGCGGGATCAGTAAACGATGTCGAATCGTCGTGCATACACAATCGGGTGCGCCCGTGATTGTTCAAGATACCCAGGAGCGGATTTCCACGGCGATTACGCACGCCATTAAACGGGCCGCCCATACACTCAAACGACAGGTGGCAAAAAAACGTGACAAAAAACGTCAGCCGTTACATGCGATTACCGAACCGCTGGTGGAAATGGATGCGGAAATGTGA
- a CDS encoding DUF1559 family PulG-like putative transporter, with protein sequence MRMTQRNEKRGFTLIELLVVIAIIAILIALLLPAVQQAREAARRSTCKNNLKQIGLALHNYHDTHRVFPMMYQGLSSGAPNLGATNGLGIAWGTYILPFMDQANLYNSISTRMFGATGNGAGVHWLDDTTATVGTTTLAKTILPAFICPSDPMGGINSDRGSYGKSNYLAVVGTDWDGDGPITGGATTTYKGAFYGNSRNSLRDFTDGASNSFLAGERTTQGAANGGIWIGARGTRSDNGLRTSANGNFLINNAGATDGAASSAHVGGCHFLFGDGRISFLSENISSETYEYLGLINDGKVIGEY encoded by the coding sequence ATGAGAATGACTCAACGGAACGAGAAACGCGGCTTTACTTTGATCGAACTTTTAGTTGTGATCGCCATTATTGCCATCCTCATTGCATTACTTCTTCCCGCCGTTCAGCAGGCTCGCGAAGCAGCACGTCGCAGTACATGCAAGAACAACCTGAAACAGATCGGTCTGGCGCTGCATAACTACCATGATACACACCGTGTCTTCCCGATGATGTACCAGGGTCTGTCCAGCGGTGCACCCAACCTAGGAGCCACCAACGGGCTGGGCATCGCCTGGGGAACCTATATTCTCCCCTTCATGGATCAGGCCAACTTATACAACAGTATTTCCACACGCATGTTCGGTGCCACCGGCAACGGTGCCGGCGTGCACTGGCTGGACGACACCACTGCCACCGTGGGCACAACCACCCTGGCAAAAACCATTCTGCCCGCCTTTATCTGTCCTTCTGACCCGATGGGCGGTATCAACTCCGACCGCGGTTCCTACGGGAAATCCAATTACCTGGCAGTTGTGGGAACCGACTGGGACGGCGACGGCCCTATCACCGGCGGTGCAACGACCACCTACAAAGGTGCGTTCTACGGAAACTCTCGAAACAGTCTCCGTGATTTTACCGACGGTGCCAGCAACTCGTTTCTCGCCGGAGAACGGACCACCCAGGGAGCCGCCAATGGTGGTATCTGGATCGGTGCCCGCGGAACCCGTTCTGACAATGGTCTGAGAACTTCCGCGAACGGCAACTTCCTGATCAACAATGCAGGCGCAACCGATGGTGCCGCCAGCAGTGCACACGTCGGCGGTTGCCACTTCCTGTTCGGTGATGGACGCATCAGCTTTCTGAGTGAAAATATCAGCTCGGAAACCTATGAGTACCTGGGACTGATCAACGATGGCAAAGTCATCGGCGAATATTAA
- a CDS encoding protein kinase domain-containing protein: protein MSITLEKFISQLDESGVISAVEITAFQQSQSPAAESAEELGKLLVKHKKVTKLQVQLVYQGKGDRLLLGNYLILDKIGAGGMGDVYLAEHRRMERQVALKTLPAAMTRDTQSILRFHREVKAAAKLTHPNIVAAYDADEANGVHYFVMEYVEGIDLSAVVKKQGVLEVDVAVDYILQAAKGLEFAHNKGVIHRDIKPANMLLDNDGTIKILDMGLARIEDEAHEIPATQLTQDGSVMGTVDYMAPEQAKDTHTADARSDIYSLGCSLYYLLTGESVYRGSTMVNRIMAHQNDPIPTLTGKHILISQDVDAVFQKMVAKKPEDRFQSMSEVIVAIDNCIQMKSSSTVATEPSDPELHKFLQSQRMASSPTVVMSADAMKAEKPLTDTQNESLTSGFLNHTLGGTSYQPLAKRKQSIGKRGGIIAGVVLASLILIAGIVLKVDTAAGTIILEVDQPELAGAVVSVDEQQKITIKTGKGTEPIEVVADEKTHTLQVTKGGFETFTKQFIVKAGGKETIKVRLEPLAVAEKIPPSQNSNYALEFDGKTNYVAVNLPKYTANHPLTLEAFIIPRDSRNSKWPDSPVGLARLPLNLNVKLVKGRVKLEIYVENDQNKKDRYAEFLRTEYIPIPSEGFHAAVCYDGKRLSLFLNGKKLNTTRMKRNTDGSYSETDGEINLKEFYPGESFFIGCHRDGAEFFPGIVDEVRISNVARYTKDFTPENRFESDEHTMALYHFDEGTGDVLKDSSGNGHDGKIVGAKWVKVDDELQVRMVPFAVAEKKMPSAGTPAKSHSALRFQNRSDHVALPLKHETAGDLTVEAWVTIDENSNQPSTYITNVKEGHGLFLSLASSRGDNQQWGSTILNNGEFRLMPSHSKVEIGKRTNIAVTYKGNVAQIYVNGHKKGKMNFKELDILTDGPFSIGWVSNQNFKGSIDEVRFSNTARYSEDFTPTDHFENDKNTLALYHFDEGTGDVLKDSSGNGHDGKIVGAKWVEVEDELQGSMVPLAVAEKKMPSAGTPAKSHSALRFQNDSDRVVLPLKHETAGDLTVEAWVTIDENSNRPLRFIANGSSLTSFGIGYSKAEGKEKEWSTSVSNNGQFQVLQTNSKVEFGKRTNITVTYKGNVAQIYVNGHKKGEMNFTGSNIHTDEFITIGNRYKGPPIKGSIDEVRFSNIARYTEDFTPTDHFETDKNTLALYHFDEGSGDILKDASGNGHDGKIVGAKWVKVDDELQVTEPSTASEKPMTEREVAEWVIGMGGWVNTGGKSITKIEQLPTEPFVINFLDLKGTSVKDDDLKRLAGLKTLPKLNLENTLVSDTGLQYLKDIPLNYISLIGTQITDKGFGYLSNMPSLTTLYVGSTAISNSGVEQLKDMKQLEKLSFTNTQIDGVGLGHLKDLKNLKILGLESTSISDVDLQHLHGLKILIVLGLSNCKIADSGLAYLKDLKNLKVLSLDSTPITDEGLKHLSGLKMLQTLELQKTKVTPQGIASLQKALPNCKIVSDFETKPIMTSDSPMTDREIAEWVIGMGGGIGIGFKLNYKIEELPTEPVIFNSVSLKNASFEDHDLQRLAKLKTLKYLFLESTSISDTGLQYLRQMQNLEEIFLDYTNITDEGLLHLRGLQNLRVLRLSKTKITGEGLGHLKDLPRLHTIDVNRAAITNSGMKAMGDLKQLTSLNISFNSQVDDTGLGYIEGLTKLEKLFAHLVPKITDEGLKHLQGMKQLESLTLSSTGITTTGLEQLTKHESLSKLDLTNCKITDSGLEHLQDLKNLRDLRLDLTPVSDAGLQHLYSLKKLENLDLRETKVTSQGIADLQKALPKCKIESDFKTKPPAMKAP, encoded by the coding sequence ATGTCGATAACCCTGGAAAAATTTATATCTCAGTTGGATGAAAGTGGTGTTATCTCCGCTGTGGAGATCACTGCCTTTCAACAGTCGCAATCTCCTGCAGCGGAGTCTGCCGAAGAGCTGGGCAAGCTGCTGGTGAAGCACAAAAAAGTCACCAAGCTACAAGTCCAGCTGGTTTATCAGGGCAAAGGCGACCGGCTGCTGCTGGGCAATTATCTCATTCTGGATAAAATCGGTGCTGGCGGAATGGGGGACGTCTACCTGGCTGAACACCGTCGTATGGAAAGGCAAGTCGCCCTCAAAACTCTGCCCGCTGCGATGACCAGAGATACACAGTCTATCCTGCGATTCCATCGTGAGGTCAAAGCAGCCGCCAAGCTGACCCATCCCAACATCGTTGCCGCTTATGATGCCGATGAAGCCAATGGCGTGCATTACTTTGTGATGGAGTATGTGGAAGGGATTGACCTTTCAGCGGTTGTGAAAAAACAGGGTGTGCTGGAGGTTGATGTCGCCGTCGATTATATTCTGCAGGCGGCGAAGGGCCTGGAGTTTGCCCATAACAAAGGTGTCATTCACCGCGATATTAAACCCGCCAATATGTTGCTGGACAACGATGGCACCATCAAAATTCTGGACATGGGGCTGGCTCGGATTGAAGACGAAGCCCACGAGATTCCAGCGACGCAGCTGACACAAGATGGCTCAGTGATGGGCACCGTCGATTACATGGCTCCCGAACAGGCAAAGGATACGCACACAGCCGATGCCCGTTCCGATATCTACAGTTTAGGGTGTTCGCTGTATTACCTGCTCACAGGGGAATCAGTTTACCGTGGAAGCACCATGGTCAACCGAATCATGGCTCATCAGAACGACCCCATCCCTACCCTGACAGGCAAGCACATCCTCATTTCTCAGGATGTGGATGCCGTGTTTCAGAAGATGGTTGCCAAGAAGCCGGAAGATCGTTTTCAGTCGATGAGTGAAGTCATTGTCGCCATTGACAATTGTATTCAGATGAAGTCTTCCTCGACTGTTGCGACAGAGCCATCCGATCCAGAGTTACACAAGTTTCTGCAATCACAGCGTATGGCATCCAGTCCAACTGTTGTCATGTCAGCGGATGCCATGAAGGCAGAGAAACCGTTGACGGATACTCAAAATGAGAGCCTCACTTCTGGCTTTTTGAATCACACGCTGGGTGGCACCAGCTATCAACCGTTAGCAAAGCGAAAGCAGTCCATCGGAAAACGGGGTGGAATTATTGCGGGCGTTGTGCTGGCTTCACTCATTTTAATAGCTGGAATCGTACTGAAAGTAGACACTGCGGCAGGGACCATCATTCTGGAAGTCGACCAGCCCGAACTGGCGGGGGCGGTGGTTTCCGTTGATGAGCAACAGAAAATCACCATCAAGACGGGTAAAGGTACAGAGCCGATTGAAGTGGTGGCGGATGAGAAGACACATACATTACAAGTGACCAAAGGCGGATTCGAAACATTCACAAAACAGTTCATTGTAAAAGCGGGTGGCAAAGAGACGATCAAGGTTCGGTTGGAACCGTTGGCAGTGGCTGAGAAAATACCCCCTTCCCAAAATAGTAACTATGCATTGGAGTTTGATGGGAAGACGAACTACGTTGCGGTAAACCTACCGAAGTATACTGCTAACCATCCGCTGACGCTGGAGGCGTTTATAATCCCGCGAGACTCGAGAAATAGTAAATGGCCGGATTCCCCGGTTGGGCTGGCGAGATTACCCCTGAATCTAAACGTCAAATTAGTGAAAGGAAGAGTGAAACTCGAAATATATGTTGAGAACGACCAAAATAAAAAAGATAGATATGCCGAGTTTCTAAGAACAGAATACATACCAATACCATCGGAAGGATTTCACGCTGCAGTCTGCTATGATGGAAAGCGATTGAGTCTGTTCCTGAATGGAAAAAAATTGAATACAACGCGTATGAAAAGAAACACTGATGGATCATATTCTGAAACCGACGGTGAAATTAATTTAAAAGAATTTTATCCAGGTGAGTCTTTTTTTATCGGTTGTCATAGAGACGGCGCCGAATTCTTCCCCGGCATTGTTGATGAAGTTCGCATTTCCAATGTCGCCCGCTACACCAAAGACTTCACACCAGAGAATCGCTTTGAAAGCGATGAGCACACAATGGCGTTGTATCACTTCGATGAAGGCACAGGCGATGTGCTGAAAGACTCTTCCGGCAACGGACATGATGGCAAGATTGTTGGTGCTAAGTGGGTGAAAGTGGATGATGAGTTGCAGGTTAGAATGGTGCCGTTCGCAGTGGCTGAGAAGAAGATGCCATCTGCGGGTACTCCAGCTAAATCGCATTCTGCATTACGGTTCCAAAACCGCTCCGATCATGTGGCTTTACCGCTGAAACATGAAACAGCAGGCGACTTGACAGTCGAAGCATGGGTCACCATTGATGAGAATTCTAATCAACCATCAACTTATATTACAAATGTTAAAGAAGGGCATGGTCTCTTTCTCAGTCTTGCATCGAGTAGGGGAGATAATCAACAATGGGGTTCGACCATTCTGAATAATGGTGAATTCAGACTTATGCCTAGCCATTCCAAAGTCGAAATTGGGAAAAGAACCAATATTGCAGTCACATACAAAGGTAATGTTGCTCAAATTTATGTGAATGGTCACAAAAAAGGAAAGATGAATTTCAAAGAATTAGATATCCTAACAGATGGGCCCTTTTCCATTGGATGGGTGTCAAACCAGAATTTCAAAGGTTCCATCGACGAAGTACGTTTTTCCAACACCGCACGCTACTCCGAAGACTTCACACCAACGGACCACTTTGAAAACGACAAAAACACACTGGCTCTCTACCACTTCGATGAAGGCACAGGTGATGTGCTGAAAGACTCTTCCGGCAACGGACACGATGGCAAGATCGTCGGTGCCAAATGGGTGGAGGTGGAAGATGAGTTGCAGGGTAGTATGGTTCCGCTGGCAGTGGCTGAGAAGAAGATGCCATCTGCGGGTACCCCAGCGAAATCGCATTCTGCATTACGGTTCCAAAACGATTCCGATCGTGTCGTTTTACCTCTGAAACATGAAACAGCAGGCGACTTGACAGTCGAAGCATGGGTCACCATTGATGAGAATTCTAATAGACCACTAAGGTTTATTGCAAATGGTTCCAGTTTGACCAGCTTCGGTATCGGTTATTCAAAAGCTGAGGGAAAAGAAAAAGAATGGTCTACGAGTGTTTCGAATAATGGTCAATTCCAAGTGCTGCAAACCAATTCCAAAGTCGAATTTGGGAAAAGAACCAATATCACAGTCACTTACAAAGGGAATGTTGCACAAATTTATGTGAATGGTCACAAAAAAGGAGAAATGAATTTCACTGGATCAAATATTCATACAGATGAGTTCATTACCATTGGAAATCGGTATAAAGGCCCTCCAATCAAAGGCTCCATCGATGAAGTGCGTTTTTCCAACATCGCCCGTTACACCGAGGACTTCACACCAACGGACCACTTTGAAACCGACAAAAACACATTGGCTCTTTACCACTTCGACGAAGGCAGCGGAGATATTCTCAAAGACGCTTCCGGCAATGGCCATGATGGCAAGATCGTCGGTGCCAAATGGGTGAAGGTGGATGATGAGTTACAGGTGACTGAGCCATCCACCGCAAGCGAAAAACCCATGACTGAACGTGAGGTTGCCGAGTGGGTGATTGGAATGGGCGGGTGGGTAAACACCGGCGGTAAGAGTATCACCAAGATCGAACAGTTGCCAACCGAACCGTTTGTCATCAACTTTTTAGACCTAAAAGGCACGAGCGTGAAAGACGACGATCTGAAACGCTTGGCTGGATTGAAAACCCTACCGAAATTGAATCTTGAAAATACTCTCGTTAGTGACACGGGACTTCAATATCTGAAAGACATCCCGTTAAACTATATTAGTTTAATCGGTACACAAATTACTGATAAGGGGTTCGGTTACCTCTCGAACATGCCAAGCCTGACAACTCTTTATGTTGGCAGCACCGCAATTTCCAATTCTGGTGTAGAGCAATTGAAAGACATGAAACAGCTTGAGAAGTTATCTTTCACTAATACACAAATCGACGGTGTTGGCCTTGGGCATCTCAAAGACTTGAAGAATTTAAAGATATTGGGTTTAGAATCAACGTCAATCAGTGATGTGGACCTGCAACATCTTCACGGTCTAAAGATATTGATTGTACTCGGTCTCAGTAACTGCAAGATAGCTGATTCCGGCCTTGCGTATCTCAAAGACTTGAAGAATCTAAAGGTATTGAGTTTAGATTCAACGCCAATCACTGATGAAGGCTTGAAACATCTTTCCGGCCTGAAGATGTTGCAGACTCTTGAACTCCAAAAGACAAAAGTCACCCCCCAAGGCATTGCCAGCCTGCAAAAAGCCCTGCCGAACTGCAAAATTGTCAGCGATTTCGAAACGAAGCCAATCATGACAAGCGACTCACCCATGACTGACCGTGAGATTGCTGAGTGGGTGATTGGAATGGGTGGAGGCATTGGCATCGGCTTTAAATTAAATTACAAGATCGAAGAGTTGCCAACCGAGCCTGTAATATTTAATTCTGTAAGCCTGAAGAATGCGAGTTTCGAAGACCACGATCTGCAACGTCTGGCAAAGCTGAAAACTCTCAAGTACTTATTTCTTGAGTCTACATCAATCAGTGATACAGGACTTCAATATCTCAGGCAGATGCAAAATTTAGAAGAAATATTTCTGGATTACACAAACATCACAGATGAGGGACTTTTACATCTCAGGGGGCTCCAGAATTTAAGAGTTTTACGTTTGTCAAAAACTAAGATCACAGGGGAAGGACTTGGTCACCTCAAGGATCTGCCGAGATTGCATACCATTGATGTGAACCGTGCGGCCATTACCAATTCGGGTATGAAAGCCATGGGGGATTTGAAACAGCTGACCTCACTAAATATATCTTTCAATTCACAAGTCGATGATACAGGTCTGGGATACATTGAAGGTCTGACAAAACTGGAGAAACTTTTTGCTCATCTTGTCCCCAAAATCACGGACGAGGGATTGAAACACCTGCAAGGCATGAAGCAATTAGAATCTCTCACATTATCAAGCACAGGAATCACGACTACAGGGCTGGAACAACTTACTAAGCATGAGAGCCTCAGCAAACTGGATCTTACCAACTGCAAGATCACTGACTCGGGGCTTGAGCATCTGCAGGACTTAAAGAATCTCCGGGATTTGAGACTTGATTTAACGCCCGTATCCGATGCAGGTTTGCAACACCTTTATAGTTTGAAGAAGTTGGAGAATCTCGATCTCCGAGAAACCAAAGTCACCTCTCAAGGCATTGCCGACCTGCAAAAAGCCCTGCCGAAATGCAAGATTGAAAGCGATTTCAAAACGAAGCCACCGGCAATGAAAGCTCCGTAG
- a CDS encoding PQQ-binding-like beta-propeller repeat protein, with protein sequence MHFTYQLTVLFVVLAVGQTCLAENYPQFRGAHSNAVSATPLPVNWSDEAGEQTNIRWKKPLEGEGWSQPIVWDNRVYMTAAVPSHPVKKNSARPESNRGDYSRDRNDLVNVLYQYQVVCLDAASGETLWKKTVKEGKPPLKRHNTNTYATETPVTDGKRIYAYFGMNGVYCLDPNGDVLWQKDLGVYEMRAGWGTSSSPVLFEDRLFIQVDNQEQSFLVALDTKTGEEIWKVNRDEKSQYSSPMIWKNSLRNELIVGGTVYRAYDPATGKLLWTLDMNKGRSSATPVAVGDRLFIGNELRNRGGDDDGGGRLYSIKPGGAGDITPPGDVRQGTFVEWRIDGSGIQMASPTYLAGNLYFFERRRGIIRCVDMETGRLEYESRVPGARAFWASPWTDGKHLFALDSNGNTHVIAAGDELNVVAVNKLDQQAWGTPAIADGSIFIRTVDNLYCIDAGR encoded by the coding sequence ATGCATTTCACTTATCAATTGACCGTGCTGTTCGTCGTGCTGGCCGTGGGGCAAACCTGCCTGGCCGAAAACTATCCTCAGTTCCGGGGCGCGCATTCCAATGCCGTCTCTGCCACGCCGCTGCCCGTCAACTGGTCGGATGAGGCAGGAGAACAAACCAATATTCGCTGGAAGAAGCCCCTTGAAGGCGAAGGCTGGTCGCAGCCCATAGTCTGGGACAATCGCGTTTACATGACGGCTGCGGTGCCCTCCCATCCAGTAAAGAAAAACAGCGCCCGGCCGGAATCCAATAGGGGTGATTACAGCCGCGATCGTAACGATCTGGTTAACGTGTTGTATCAATACCAGGTCGTCTGTCTGGATGCTGCCAGTGGTGAGACGCTCTGGAAGAAGACAGTGAAAGAAGGTAAGCCGCCGTTGAAGCGGCACAACACCAACACCTATGCCACGGAAACGCCGGTCACAGACGGGAAGCGCATATACGCGTACTTCGGCATGAACGGCGTTTATTGTCTCGACCCGAACGGCGACGTGTTGTGGCAGAAAGATCTGGGCGTGTATGAGATGCGGGCCGGCTGGGGCACGTCGAGCTCGCCGGTGCTGTTTGAAGACAGGCTGTTCATTCAGGTTGATAACCAGGAGCAGTCGTTCCTCGTGGCCCTGGATACGAAAACCGGAGAGGAAATCTGGAAGGTCAACCGTGATGAAAAGTCTCAATACAGCAGCCCCATGATCTGGAAGAATTCGTTGCGGAATGAACTGATCGTGGGGGGGACCGTCTATCGTGCTTATGATCCTGCGACGGGAAAGTTACTCTGGACGCTGGATATGAACAAAGGGCGTTCGTCGGCGACCCCTGTTGCCGTCGGCGATCGGCTGTTCATCGGCAATGAACTGCGTAATCGTGGCGGCGATGATGACGGAGGCGGGCGGCTTTACTCCATCAAACCGGGTGGCGCGGGTGATATTACTCCGCCGGGTGACGTCAGGCAGGGAACGTTCGTGGAGTGGCGGATAGACGGTTCCGGCATTCAAATGGCGTCGCCTACTTATTTAGCTGGCAACCTGTATTTCTTCGAACGTCGCCGGGGCATCATTCGTTGTGTCGATATGGAAACGGGGCGTCTGGAATACGAAAGCCGCGTTCCGGGAGCCCGCGCGTTCTGGGCGTCCCCCTGGACCGACGGCAAACATCTCTTCGCGCTGGATTCCAACGGCAACACCCACGTCATCGCGGCCGGTGACGAACTGAACGTGGTGGCCGTCAACAAACTCGACCAGCAGGCCTGGGGCACCCCCGCCATCGCCGACGGCAGCATCTTTATCCGCACCGTCGACAACCTGTATTGTATTGATGCAGGTCGGTGA
- a CDS encoding IS110 family transposase: MKDSSSISVVGIDVSKDSLDLFHTINGQQQKIAYQQDSLKLLARQIIKLNATVVMEATGGYEKKLVKYLQSQGIACAVVNPKLIRDFARACGKLEKNDAIDARIIASFGQMMQPRTMGKIDRNREKLKLLATRREQVQSMITQESNRQQQIEDRQIRAFIQRAIQLYQKQLKKLDNEMLKVIEADQTMKQKSEILLSAKGVGPATTANLIAGLPELGQLNRQQIAKLVGLAPLVRDSGKFKGQRRTYAGRSQIRRILYMATLVATRWNSRIKAFYLSLLERGKPKKLAITACMRKFITILNSMMKNNQTWDQNLLAS; the protein is encoded by the coding sequence ATGAAAGACTCCTCTTCAATTTCTGTGGTTGGCATTGATGTTTCTAAAGATTCACTCGATCTCTTCCATACGATTAATGGCCAGCAGCAGAAGATCGCTTATCAGCAGGATTCCCTCAAGCTGCTTGCCCGGCAGATCATCAAGCTCAACGCAACCGTCGTCATGGAAGCCACGGGTGGCTACGAAAAGAAACTGGTCAAATATTTACAGAGCCAGGGAATTGCATGTGCCGTGGTGAATCCGAAGCTGATTCGTGACTTTGCCAGAGCCTGTGGGAAGCTTGAGAAAAACGATGCCATCGACGCCAGGATCATCGCCTCTTTTGGACAGATGATGCAACCGAGGACGATGGGAAAAATCGATCGAAACAGGGAGAAACTCAAGTTGCTGGCAACTCGTCGAGAACAGGTTCAAAGTATGATTACCCAGGAATCCAATCGTCAGCAGCAAATTGAGGATCGGCAAATTCGGGCCTTCATTCAACGGGCGATCCAACTCTATCAGAAACAGCTTAAAAAACTGGACAATGAAATGCTGAAGGTCATTGAAGCCGACCAGACCATGAAACAGAAGTCCGAAATTCTGCTCTCTGCGAAAGGTGTCGGCCCGGCAACAACCGCTAACCTGATTGCCGGGCTGCCTGAACTCGGGCAACTGAATCGGCAGCAGATCGCCAAGCTCGTCGGCCTGGCTCCTCTCGTTCGGGACAGTGGCAAATTCAAAGGGCAGCGCAGAACATATGCCGGCAGAAGCCAGATACGGCGGATCCTTTATATGGCGACCTTAGTAGCCACGCGCTGGAACAGTCGCATCAAAGCATTTTACTTGTCCTTATTGGAAAGAGGTAAACCGAAGAAGCTGGCCATCACAGCCTGCATGAGAAAGTTTATCACCATCCTGAATTCCATGATGAAAAACAATCAGACGTGGGATCAAAATCTTCTTGCTTCTTGA